A part of Solenopsis invicta isolate M01_SB chromosome 2, UNIL_Sinv_3.0, whole genome shotgun sequence genomic DNA contains:
- the LOC105196764 gene encoding ceramide-1-phosphate transfer protein, with translation MAEGPELSFFDLRVVHDHFDQALVENDDIDLKAYLEAYNELYKFFQLMGSVFSFVSSDLKQKIDILNDLKNKNTQNYTTVKSMIEYERENKLLEKSDFVNGARTLLRLHRGLDFIKEFLQQLGDLTDVDKTTYCCQDAYNKTLAKHHQWVVRKAAVVAMYAMPTREALFKKVCGENVQRNIDVLPKMLEVTADVFNRTDSIYETYQLHTLP, from the exons ATGGCGGAAGGACCGGAATTAAGTTTTTTCGATTTGCGCGTGGTACATGATCATTTTGATCAAGCTCTCGTGGAAAATGACGATATCGATCTGAAAGCATATTTAGAGGCCTACAATGAACTGTACAA ATTTTTTCAGCTAATGGGCAGTGTCTTCAGCTTCGTCTCTTCTGATCTGAAACAAAAGATAGACATCTTGAATgacttgaaaaacaaaaatactcaGAATTATACGACTGTCAAATCTATGATCGAATATGAGCGAGAAAACAAGCTTTTAGAGAAATCCGATTTTGTCAATGGCGCACGTACTTTATTACGACTACATAGAGGTTTAG attttatcaaagaatttttacaaCAACTCGGCGATCTCACAGATGTTGATAAGACAACTTATTGTTGCCAAGACGCATATAACAAGACCCTAGCCAAGCATCATCAGTGGGTGGTCAGAAAAGCAGCAGTAGTTGCAATGTACGCTATGCCCACTAGGGAGGCATTATTCAAAAAG GTTTGCGGTGAAAATGTTCAACGGAACATAGATGTCTTGCCGAAAATGTTGGAAGTGACTGCCGACGTGTTCAACCGCACTGACAGCATTTATGAAACTTATCAATTGCACACTTTACCATAA